Genomic window (Sphingosinicella microcystinivorans):
GCGGTGGCGGCGGTGCTGACCGGCCTCGTCTCCTACAGGATGCTGAACGTGCCCGATCCGGTCGCCGTCGCCGTCTCGGCGATCGGGATGCCGGTGCTCAGCATCGTGATCAAGGTGGGCGCGCTCACCGGGCTCTGCTCGGTGCTGATGGTGAACACCTACGCGCATTCCCGCGTCTGCTACGCGATGTCGACGGACGGGCTGCTGCCGCCGCTGTTCAGCCGCGTGCACGCGCGCTTCCGCACGCCGCACCAGGGCACGTGGTTCGTCGCGCTGGCGGCGGGCATCGCCGCCGCGTTCCTGCCGATCTCGATGCTCGGCGATCTTGTCAGCCTCGGCACGGGCTGCGTGTTCATCACCGTGGCGATCAGCGTCATCTGGCTGCGCAGCACGCAGCCGGAGTTGCCGCGCCCGTTCCGCGTGCCGCTCGGCGGTATCCGTGTCGGCGGTCTCTGGCTCGGCGCCGTGCCGGTGCTGGCGCTCGTCTTCTGCGTGCTGATGATGGCGCCGGTGGTGCTCGACATCATCCGCAAGGCGATGGTCGGCGAATGGCTGCCCGCGACCATCCTCGGGCTCTACATCGCCTTCGGCATCGCCTTCTACCTCTTCTACGGCGTCGGCCATTCGCGCCTGCGCCGCTCACTCCCGGAAGCCTGACCTCATGAACCAGACGACAGCCGGGGTCGCCGACGACCTCGATCCCGACATTCGCCGTTTCCAGCGCGAGGTGGCCGCCGCCTACGGCCGCTACCCGGAATTCGACCGCCTGCCGCTCGCCGAGCGGCGGCGCATCGCGGAGGAGGTGCGCGCGCCGTGGGCGGCGGGCGGACCCGTGATGCACGGCACGGAAACGCTGAACGTCGGCCCGTCCGGCGTCCGTATCCGCATCCATCGGCCGGACGGGCGGAGGATGCTGCCCGTGCTGATCTATATCCACGGCGGCGGCTGGACGATGTTCAGCCTCGACACGCACGACCGGCTGATGCGCGAATATGCGGCGCGGGCCGGCATTGCCGTCGTCGGCGTCGATTACAGCCTGTCGCCCGAAGCGAAATTCCCGCGCGCGCTGGACGAGATCGTCTCGGTGATCCGCTGGCTGCGCGCCGAAGGCGAGGCGCACGGGCTCGATCCGCGGCGGATCGCGATCGGCGGCGACTCGGCGGGCGGCAACCTCGCGGTCGCCGCCAATCTGGCGCTGCTTCAGGCCGGGGATGCGCCGCTTTCCGCGATCCTCGTGAACTACGGCGCGTTCGACCGGAAATCGGCCTATCCGAGCTACGCGCGCTACGACGGCCCCGAATACAACCTCACGACCGCCGAGATGGCGGCGTTCTGGGCGAACTACCTGCGCGGGGCGCAGGATTTCGACGATCCGCTGGCCTGCCCGATGGGCGCGGACGTCGCGGGGCTTGCCCCGACGTTCTTCGCCGTCGCGGCGTGCGACGTGCTCGCGGACGAGAACAGGGTTATGGCGGCGCGGCTGGTCGAGGCCGGCGTGCCGGTCGTGTACCGCGAATATCCCGGCGCAGCGCACAGCTTTCTCGAAGCCGTGTCGATCTCCGCGCTCGCCGACCGCGCGCTTGCCGAGGCGTCGGCGTGGCTCGCGGCTCGGATTGGCCCAAATAATGATAATGACTCGCAATAATGGCCTGATCTCGATACAGTTAGACCCTGCGCCGAAACGCCGTTCGGCCCGATGCGCGGTAATCTGGGCGCCATAATCACCAAGAGGTTCGAAACTTCATGTCGTCAAAGGGGGAATGCAATGACCGTTCATGACAGGACGCTGAGAACGCTGCTGCTTGCCGGCGCCGCACTCACAGGATTCACCGCGCTTCCCGCCGCCGCGCAGGATGCGGCGCAGGGCGGGCCGTCGATCGAGACCACGCGCACCACGGTGGACGGGGAAGAGGCGATCATCGTCACCGCGCGCAACTACGTGCCCGAAGGCAGCGCGACGGCGAGCAAGACCGACATCCCGCTCATCGAGACGCCGCAGTCGATCTCTGTGGTGACGCGCGACCAGATCGACCTTCTGAACTTCATAGATGCACAGCAGGCGGTGCGGTACACGGCGGGCGTGTTCGGCGAGAACTACGGCCCCGACCTCCGCTTCGACTTCTTCACGGTGCGCGGCTTCACGCCGAAGCAGTACATCGACGGGCTCGCCGCGCCGATCTCGACCTCGATCTATTCGGTCGGCGTCGATCTCTACGCCTTCGACTCCTTCGACCTGCTGAAGGGCCCGGCCTCGGTGCTCTACGGCAACGCCCCTCCCGGCGGCATCTACAACCAGGTCAGCCGGCGCGCGCTCGGCACGCCGGGCGGCGAGATCAGCGCCAAGTACGGCGAGGACGACTACAAGCAGATCGCGGGGACCGTGACGGGCCCGATCGCCGAGTCGCTCGATGCGCGCCTGACCGCGCTGTACCGCGACCGCGATGCGGAACGCGACCACGTGTCCGCGCGCCGCTTCACCGTCGCGCCGACCTTCACGTGGCGTCTCGGCGAGCGCACGACGATCACCGGCCTCGGCTACTACCAGTACGACAAGGTGAAGGGCGACACGAACGGCTTCCTGCCCGTTTACGGCACGCTGCTCGACAACCCGGTCGGCAAGGTCAAGCGCAGCACCAACCTCGGCGATCCCAACAACGTGTACGAGCGCAAGCAGTTCGCGCTCGGCTGGGACGCCACGCACGAATTCTCCGACAGCCTGAAGTTCCGCTCGAACGTGAAGTGGAGCGACTACAAGGAGGATACGCCGGTCGGGATCTACGGCGGCGGCGGTCTCATCAACACCTCCGATTCCTCGGACCCGAGCTATTACCGAACGGTCCAGCAGTATAATTTCAGCTACAAGGAAAAGGTGACGAGCTTCGCGACCGACAACCGGATCGACGCGAAATTCGGAACCGGCGCCGCGGAGCACAAGCTGCTCGTCGGGCTCGATTACCGCAACGTCTACAACAAGGCGGATTTCGGCTTCATCTTCGCCAACACGATCGACCTGTTCGATCCGGTGTACGCGCCGCAGGCGACGTATGAGCCGGGCTATCCGTCGGCGTTCAACAACCAGCGCCTGAAGCAGACCGGCGTGTACGCGCAGGACCAGATCGGCTTCGGCAACTTCTACCTGACGCTCGGCGGACGCTACGACTGGGTGAAGGTGGCGAGCGCGCTGACGGCGGCGACCACGAAGCAGGACAAGTTCACGTGGCGCGTCGGCGCGAACTACGTGACCGACAGCGGCTTTGCGCCCTATGTCAGCTACGCGACCTCGTTCGAGCCCGTGCTCGGCGTCGACAGCGTCACCGGCGATGACTTCAAGCCTTCGACCGGCAAGCAGATCGAGGCGGGCATCAAATACGATGCGCGCGGTCTGCCGGACGACGTGAAGCTGTTCGTGACGGCGGCCGTGTTCGACATCAAGCAGAAGAACGTGGTGAGCACCTCGCCCTCGGTGACGCCGGTGTTCGGCACGCAGAGCGGCGAGGTCGAGGTGTGGGGCGGCGAGATCGAGCTCGTGGCGCGCATCCGCGAGCAGATCTCGATCAACGGCTCCTACAGCTACAACAACAGCGAGGTGAAGGAATCGAGCTTCGCGGGCGAGATCGGCGCACCGCTGCCGACGACGCCCAAGCACAAGCTGTCGCTGTTCGTCGACTACACGATCCAGCAGGGCTCGCTCGGCGGTCTCGGCTTCGGCCTCGGCGGGCGCTACAACAGCAAGAGCGCGGGCAGCCTGCCGGGTGCGTTCAACCCGGTGGTCTACTACGGTGAAAGCACGACGCTGTTCGACGCGATCATCCACTACGACACGCCGGAATGGCGTTTCGCGATCAACGGCTCGAACATCTTCGACAAGACCTATGTCGCGCGCTGTTCGGGTCCGGCCGGGTGCAATTTCGGCGCCGGCCGCCAGGTGATCGGAACGGTGACGCGCAAGTTCTGATCGCGTAAGTAACGAGGGGCGGAGCGGCGAATGGGGGGTGACATGAACAGGTGCGGAAAGCTCCGCCGTGTCGCCCTCGCGCTTGCCGCCGCCGCCCTCTTCGCGTCCCCGGTCGCTGCGAAGAAAAAGGAGGAGGAACGACAATCCTCCTCCGCGTCTCCGTCCGTGCCGGACCCGTGGCCGAGCACGTACCGGCCGCTGCCGCGCGCGGACATGCTGATCACCGGCGCCACGATCCTCGACGGCGCCGGCGGACGGCACGACGCGGCCGACGTGCTGGTGCGGGACGGGCGCGTGGTCGCCGTGGGCCGCAATCTCGATGCGGGCGGCGCGGCGGTCGTCGACGGCCGCGGCAAGTGGGTGACGCCCGGCATCATCGACGTGCACAGCCACAACGGCACCTTCGTCGTGCCGCTGACCTCGGTCGACGAGAACGGCTCCGACGTCACCGAGATCAGCGATCCCAACGCCGCCGAGACGTGGATCGAGCACGGGGTGAACGCACAAGACGTCGCCTTCGGCCGCGCGCTCGCGGGCGGCGTCACGACGATGCAGATCCTGCCCGGGTCGACGACGATCATCGGCGGGCGTTCGGTGGTCCTGAAGAACATTCCCGCCGTCACCATGCAGGGCATGAAGTTTCCGGGCGCGCCGCAGGGACTGAAGATCGCCTGCGGCGAGAATCCGAAACTCCATTACGGCGGCCGCGGCGGCGCGCCGAACAGCCGTCAGGGCGAGCTTGCGATGTTCCGCGCCGCGTTCTCCGCCGCCGAAGATCATCTCGAACGGTCGCGCGGCGAGCGGCCGGGCCGAGGAGGCGGTCCGCGGGGACAACGCAATCTCGAACTCGAAACGCTCGGCGGTGTGCTCGCCGGAGACATACGCGTGCACGCGCATTGCTACCGCGCCGACGACATGGCGATGATGCTGGGCCTCGCGCGCGAATTCGGTTTCCGCATCGCGGCGTTCCACCACGCGACGGAAGCCTACAAGATCCCGGCGATGCTGCGCGAGGCGGGAACGTGCGCGGCGGTCTGGTCCGACTGGTGGGGATTCAAGATGGAAGCGCAGGACGCCATCCGCGAGAACGCGGCGTTCGTCGAGGCGGCGGGCGGCTGCGCGATGATGCACTCGGATTCGCCGCAGGTCGGGCAGCGGCTCACCATCGAGGCCGCCAAGGCGGCAGGCGCCGGGCGCCGCGCGGGCCTCGCCCTGCCGCCCGAGGTTGTCATCCGCTGGGTGACGAGCAATCCCGCGCAGGCGATGGGCCTCGGCGACCGCGTCGGCACGCTGGCGCCCGGCTACAATGCCGACCTCGTGCTGTGGTCGGGCGACCCGTTCAGCATCTACAGCCACGCCGATCGCGTCTACATCGACGGCGCGCTCATCTACGACCGCGCGGACCCGGCCTATCGGCCGCGCAGCGATTTCGAGATCGGCCGCGCGGAGACCGCGCGATGAAGCGCGTGCTTGCCGTCCTTGCCATGCTCGCGGCCTTGCCGGCGCAGGCCGAAACCGTGGCGATCGTCAATGCGCGGGCGTGGACGATGACGGCGGCGACGCCGATCGAGAACGCGACGATCGTGGCGCTGGACGGGAAGATCGTCTCGGTCGCGGCGGCGGGCGCGGTTCCCGCCGGTGCGCGCGTCATCGACGCGGCGGGCCGGATCGTGACGCCGGGCCTCGTCAACGCCGCGACGCAGCTCGGGCTTTCCGAGGTGTCGGGCGCGCGCGAGACCAACGACCAGTCGGTCGCGAGCGGCGCGCTCGGTGCGGCATTCGACATCCAATACGCGCTCAACGCCAATTCGACGCTCGTCGCGCAGGCGCGGGCGGACGGCGTGACGGAGGCGATGGTGTTCCCCGGCGGCTCCGCCTCGGCGCCGTTTCAGGGGCGCGGCGCGCTCGTGCACCTGAAGCCGGACGGCGATATTCTGGACCGCGCGCAGGCGGCGCTGTTCGTGCGCGTCGGCAGCGGCACCTCCGACAAGGCGGGCGGATCGCGCGCGGCGCAGTGGCAGCTCATCCGCAACGCGCTCGACGAGGCGCGGGCGCCGCAGGGCATCGACCCGCGCGAGCGCCTGCTCGGCCGTCTCGACCGCGCCAGCCTCGCGCCCGTGCTCGACCGGCGCATCCCGCTCGTGATCGCCGCCGAGCGGGAATCGGATATCCGGCAGGCGATCGCGCTCGCGGGCGACTATGGAATCCGCGTCGTCATCCTCGGCGGCGCGGAGGCGTGGCGCGCGAGGGCGGACCTCGCCGCGAAGCGGATTCCGGTCGTCCTCGATCCGATGCTCAACCTGCCGTACAGCTTCGACCAGATCGGCGCGCGTCTCGACAACGCCGCGCTGCTTTCGGATGCGGGGGTGAAGATCGCGTTCACGGTGCCCGGCGCCGGCATCCACCTCAGCTACAACGCCGGATCGGCGCTGCGCGAAGGCGCAGGCATCGCCGCCGCGAACGGGCTCCCCTACGCCGCCGCCCTGCGCGCGATCACGCGCAGCGGCGCCGAGATCTGGGGCGCGGACGACCGTCAGGGCAGCATCGCGCCCGACAAGGCGGCCGATCTGGTGATCTGGGACGGCGATCCGCTCGAACCGTCGTCCGGCCCCGCCGTGGTGCTGATCGGCGGGCGCGAGGCGACGGATACCTCGCGGCAGTCGGCACTGCGCGACCGCTACCGGCCGGGTACCGAGAGCCCGCTGCCGCCCGCCTACCGATGAAACGCGGCATCCTCCTCGCCGCGCTGCTGGCATGGCCCGCGGCGGCGCACGATCCCGGCGAGCTCGGGCTGCCGATGCTGTCTCCGGCCGCGCAGACCGGAACGCCCGCCGCCGTGCCGCCGCCAACCCAGCCGCCGGGGCAGACGCTGCCGATGACGCCGTCGCGCCGCATCAGCTTCGAGACGAACGAGGCGAGCTGGGCGTCGCTGTCGCTTTCGCCCGACGGCAGGACGATCGCCTTCGATCTGCTCGGCGATCTCTACGTGATGCCGGTGTCGGGCGGGCGGGCGAAGCCGGTCGCGCAGGGCATGGCGTTCGAGACGCAGCCGGTGTTCTCGCCCGACGGCAAGTGGCTCGCCTTCGTCAGCGACCGTTCGGGATCGGAGAACCTGTGGGTGATGCGGCCGGACGGATCGGGCGCGCGGCAGATCAGTTTCCGCGACGACGATACGCCGCTGACGTCGCCCGCGTGGAGCGCGGACGGCGGCGCGATCTACGCGACGCGCTTCCTGCCTGACCGCAATGCCTACGAATTGTGGCGGCACACGCTCTCCGGCACCGCGGAACTGATCGTGCCGGTGCCGTCGGGCCCGGATCAGGGCGGCGGGGCAACCCGGCACGCGATCGGCGCGAACGCCTCGCGCGACGGCCGCTCTCTCTACTTCGCCGCGCTCGCCGGCAGCATCAATTTCGACGGCGTCCCCGAATGGACGCTCCGCCGCCGCGATCTCGCGACGGGCGAGGAAACCGTGATCCTGCCGGAGCCCGCGAACAGGCGCGGCGGCCCGGCTGGCGCGTTCTTCCGGCCCGTGGTCTCGCCGGACGGCAAGACCCTCGCCTACGCCGCGCGCCGCGACGGCGGCACCGCGCTTCACGTGCGCGACCTTGAAACCGGTTCGGATCGGAGGCTGGCGTTTCCCGTGCAGCGCGATCTCGCGGAAGCCTCGGCCTGGCAGGACCTGTTTCCCGGCTATGCCTTCACGCCGGACGGCAAGGCGCTGATCGTCGGCGGCCACGGCCGGATCGAACGGATCGACGTCGCATCGGGCACGCGGACGAACATCGCCTTTGCCGCGAAGGTCGACGCGGACCTCGGTGCCTTGCAGGCGCCCGATATCCGGCAGGAAACGGGGCCGGTTCGCGCGCGGCTGATCCAGACGCCGGAGCTGTCGCCGGACGGCAAATCCCTCGCTTTCTCCGCGCTCGGCCGGGTCTATGTGATGCCCGCCGACGGCAGCGCGAAACCGCACCGCCTGACCGGCGGCGGCGATCCGGAATTCCATCCGTCGTGGTCGCCCGACGGCAAGACCCTTGCCTTCATCACGTGGACCGCGAAGGGCGCAGGGCACGTGTGGGCGGCGCCGCTTGACGGCGCCGCGCCGCCGCGCCGCCTGACTGCTGCCGCCGACTATTACACGAGCCCCGCGTTCACGCCGGACGGCGCCGCCGTGCTCGCGCTGCGTTCGCCGCAGGCGGCGCGCCTGCTCACCTACATGGAGTTCGGCAACCAGCGACAGGCGACGCTCGTCTCGCTGCCGGTCGCGGGCGGCGCGGCACGCGACATCCTCACCGATACGATGGGCGGCAAGCCGCACTTCGCCGCAAGCCCCGGCGAGGTTTACCTGCAATTCGCGGACGGCCTCAACGCCGTCGATCTGGCGACCGGGAAACGGCGCCGCGTGGCTTCCATCGTCGGGCCGGGCTATTATTTCATCGAAGGCGCGGTGCCGGTCGATGACGTGCGCATCAGCCCGGACGGGACGCACGCCATCGCGATCATCGCGCAGCAATTGCATCTCGTCGATCTGCGCGGGACTCCGGACGGGTGCGTCGATCTGCTGAAACCCGGCTCCGCGCATCGCCAATTGTCCGATGCCGGCGCGGACTTCCTGGAATGGGCGGAGGGCGGGCGCACGATCACGTGGGCGGTCGGCTCGACGTTCTACCGTATGCCGCTGGAGGGCGCCGAACCGACGACGACGGAAATGGTCGTCGAGGTGCCGCGCGACACGCCGTCCGGCCGCCTGCTGCTGAGCGGCGCGCGCGCCATCACGATGAACGGCGACACGGTGATCGAGGACGCGGACATTCTCGTCGACGGCGACAGGATCGCCGCCGTGGGCGCGCGCGGGTCGTTTCCCGTGCCGCCGGACGCGACCGTCCGCGACGTGCGCGGCAAGACGATCGTGCCCGGCTTCATCGACACGCACGACCACGTCGCCGACGTGCGCCGCGACGTGCTCGACATGGCGCCGTGGGGTCCCGCCGAACGGCTCGCCTACGGGATAACGACGGCGTTCGATCCCTCGACGCTGACCATCGACGGGCTCGCCTACGAGGACCTGATCGACGCGGGGCTGGCGGTCGGAGCGCGTATGCCGTCCACGGGGCCGGCATTGTTCTCGTTCAACCGCTTCGAGTCGCTGGACGCGGTGCGCGCGGTGCTGCGCCGTTACCGCGACCACTACCGCACCTTCAACATCAAGCAGTATCGCGCGGGCAGCCGCCGTGTCCGCCAGTGGATCGCGATGGCGGCGCAGGAGCTCGGGATGCTCGCCACCACGGAAGGCGCGCTGTCGCTGAAGCTGGAGCTCAGCCAGATCATCGACGGCTACGGCGGCAGCGAGCACGCCTTTCCCGTGACGCCGCTCGGCCGCGACGTGGTGGAATTCGCGGCGCGAAGCGGCAGCGCCTACACGACGACGCTGATGATCACGCACGGCGGGCCGCCGGGGCAGGATTATTTCATCGCCCGCGACAATCAGCACGACGATCCGAAATACCGCCGCTTCACGCCGCATTTCGCCGCCGACGCGAAGATGCGCGCGCGGCCGTGGCGGATAGATTCGGACTACAGCTTTCCGGCCGTGGCTGCCGGCGCAGCGGCGATCCAGCGGGCGGGCGGCACGGTCGGCATCGGCGCGCACGGCGAACTGCCGGGCATCGGCTACCACTGGGAGATGGAAGCGCACGTGATGGGCGGCATGACGCCCGTCGAGGTGCTGCGCGCCGCCACGATCGGCGGCGCGAGGACGATCGGCCACGCGCGCGAGTTCGGCAGCATCGAGGCGGGCAAATACGCCGATCTCGTCATTCTCGATGCCGATCCGCGCACGGACATCCGGAACGCGCGGCGCGTCGCGCAGGTCATGAAGAACGGCCGCCTTCATGAGGGCGCGACTCTGGATGAACTCTGGCCGAGGGCGCGGCCGCACGCGGCGCCGTGGTTCGCCGAGGGGCGATAGATCGGCGCTTCAGCTGATGACGTACTGGCTCGGCGGCACGCCGAACGAGCGATGGAACATCGCCGTGAACGCGCTCGGGCTCTCGTATCCGACATCGTAGGCGACGTTGGTGACGGAGACGCCGGAGGCGAGAAGCGACAGCGCCTCCAT
Coding sequences:
- a CDS encoding amidohydrolase family protein, which codes for MNRCGKLRRVALALAAAALFASPVAAKKKEEERQSSSASPSVPDPWPSTYRPLPRADMLITGATILDGAGGRHDAADVLVRDGRVVAVGRNLDAGGAAVVDGRGKWVTPGIIDVHSHNGTFVVPLTSVDENGSDVTEISDPNAAETWIEHGVNAQDVAFGRALAGGVTTMQILPGSTTIIGGRSVVLKNIPAVTMQGMKFPGAPQGLKIACGENPKLHYGGRGGAPNSRQGELAMFRAAFSAAEDHLERSRGERPGRGGGPRGQRNLELETLGGVLAGDIRVHAHCYRADDMAMMLGLAREFGFRIAAFHHATEAYKIPAMLREAGTCAAVWSDWWGFKMEAQDAIRENAAFVEAAGGCAMMHSDSPQVGQRLTIEAAKAAGAGRRAGLALPPEVVIRWVTSNPAQAMGLGDRVGTLAPGYNADLVLWSGDPFSIYSHADRVYIDGALIYDRADPAYRPRSDFEIGRAETAR
- a CDS encoding amidohydrolase family protein, encoding MKRGILLAALLAWPAAAHDPGELGLPMLSPAAQTGTPAAVPPPTQPPGQTLPMTPSRRISFETNEASWASLSLSPDGRTIAFDLLGDLYVMPVSGGRAKPVAQGMAFETQPVFSPDGKWLAFVSDRSGSENLWVMRPDGSGARQISFRDDDTPLTSPAWSADGGAIYATRFLPDRNAYELWRHTLSGTAELIVPVPSGPDQGGGATRHAIGANASRDGRSLYFAALAGSINFDGVPEWTLRRRDLATGEETVILPEPANRRGGPAGAFFRPVVSPDGKTLAYAARRDGGTALHVRDLETGSDRRLAFPVQRDLAEASAWQDLFPGYAFTPDGKALIVGGHGRIERIDVASGTRTNIAFAAKVDADLGALQAPDIRQETGPVRARLIQTPELSPDGKSLAFSALGRVYVMPADGSAKPHRLTGGGDPEFHPSWSPDGKTLAFITWTAKGAGHVWAAPLDGAAPPRRLTAAADYYTSPAFTPDGAAVLALRSPQAARLLTYMEFGNQRQATLVSLPVAGGAARDILTDTMGGKPHFAASPGEVYLQFADGLNAVDLATGKRRRVASIVGPGYYFIEGAVPVDDVRISPDGTHAIAIIAQQLHLVDLRGTPDGCVDLLKPGSAHRQLSDAGADFLEWAEGGRTITWAVGSTFYRMPLEGAEPTTTEMVVEVPRDTPSGRLLLSGARAITMNGDTVIEDADILVDGDRIAAVGARGSFPVPPDATVRDVRGKTIVPGFIDTHDHVADVRRDVLDMAPWGPAERLAYGITTAFDPSTLTIDGLAYEDLIDAGLAVGARMPSTGPALFSFNRFESLDAVRAVLRRYRDHYRTFNIKQYRAGSRRVRQWIAMAAQELGMLATTEGALSLKLELSQIIDGYGGSEHAFPVTPLGRDVVEFAARSGSAYTTTLMITHGGPPGQDYFIARDNQHDDPKYRRFTPHFAADAKMRARPWRIDSDYSFPAVAAGAAAIQRAGGTVGIGAHGELPGIGYHWEMEAHVMGGMTPVEVLRAATIGGARTIGHAREFGSIEAGKYADLVILDADPRTDIRNARRVAQVMKNGRLHEGATLDELWPRARPHAAPWFAEGR
- a CDS encoding alpha/beta hydrolase encodes the protein MNQTTAGVADDLDPDIRRFQREVAAAYGRYPEFDRLPLAERRRIAEEVRAPWAAGGPVMHGTETLNVGPSGVRIRIHRPDGRRMLPVLIYIHGGGWTMFSLDTHDRLMREYAARAGIAVVGVDYSLSPEAKFPRALDEIVSVIRWLRAEGEAHGLDPRRIAIGGDSAGGNLAVAANLALLQAGDAPLSAILVNYGAFDRKSAYPSYARYDGPEYNLTTAEMAAFWANYLRGAQDFDDPLACPMGADVAGLAPTFFAVAACDVLADENRVMAARLVEAGVPVVYREYPGAAHSFLEAVSISALADRALAEASAWLAARIGPNNDNDSQ
- a CDS encoding TonB-dependent siderophore receptor, giving the protein MTVHDRTLRTLLLAGAALTGFTALPAAAQDAAQGGPSIETTRTTVDGEEAIIVTARNYVPEGSATASKTDIPLIETPQSISVVTRDQIDLLNFIDAQQAVRYTAGVFGENYGPDLRFDFFTVRGFTPKQYIDGLAAPISTSIYSVGVDLYAFDSFDLLKGPASVLYGNAPPGGIYNQVSRRALGTPGGEISAKYGEDDYKQIAGTVTGPIAESLDARLTALYRDRDAERDHVSARRFTVAPTFTWRLGERTTITGLGYYQYDKVKGDTNGFLPVYGTLLDNPVGKVKRSTNLGDPNNVYERKQFALGWDATHEFSDSLKFRSNVKWSDYKEDTPVGIYGGGGLINTSDSSDPSYYRTVQQYNFSYKEKVTSFATDNRIDAKFGTGAAEHKLLVGLDYRNVYNKADFGFIFANTIDLFDPVYAPQATYEPGYPSAFNNQRLKQTGVYAQDQIGFGNFYLTLGGRYDWVKVASALTAATTKQDKFTWRVGANYVTDSGFAPYVSYATSFEPVLGVDSVTGDDFKPSTGKQIEAGIKYDARGLPDDVKLFVTAAVFDIKQKNVVSTSPSVTPVFGTQSGEVEVWGGEIELVARIREQISINGSYSYNNSEVKESSFAGEIGAPLPTTPKHKLSLFVDYTIQQGSLGGLGFGLGGRYNSKSAGSLPGAFNPVVYYGESTTLFDAIIHYDTPEWRFAINGSNIFDKTYVARCSGPAGCNFGAGRQVIGTVTRKF
- a CDS encoding amidohydrolase family protein, coding for MKRVLAVLAMLAALPAQAETVAIVNARAWTMTAATPIENATIVALDGKIVSVAAAGAVPAGARVIDAAGRIVTPGLVNAATQLGLSEVSGARETNDQSVASGALGAAFDIQYALNANSTLVAQARADGVTEAMVFPGGSASAPFQGRGALVHLKPDGDILDRAQAALFVRVGSGTSDKAGGSRAAQWQLIRNALDEARAPQGIDPRERLLGRLDRASLAPVLDRRIPLVIAAERESDIRQAIALAGDYGIRVVILGGAEAWRARADLAAKRIPVVLDPMLNLPYSFDQIGARLDNAALLSDAGVKIAFTVPGAGIHLSYNAGSALREGAGIAAANGLPYAAALRAITRSGAEIWGADDRQGSIAPDKAADLVIWDGDPLEPSSGPAVVLIGGREATDTSRQSALRDRYRPGTESPLPPAYR